In Diabrotica undecimpunctata isolate CICGRU chromosome 4, icDiaUnde3, whole genome shotgun sequence, a single genomic region encodes these proteins:
- the LOC140438496 gene encoding uncharacterized protein codes for MGVLKNLHEMTRSEQKEFFDSFDQVLFEVKDSIDAKVNILPDKLNTIKYFVDIQKHVSYLTDNSGTKAETVLGYLHQQNIVTQREDVFRPIDSVIAYFKNKGFTKEIFVVGPSLLKQELEQAGFDLAEEVPTEIETNFDGVFGNNKDNSNVEAVILDHNFNVSFIMLQKALWCLLKPNCELITINPEKEIVTEQGSIIGTYYFVKTLRDITKKIDVNLGQSSLYYHKAIAKKLRTSDPKRILYIRELDTKFKEIEMKGIFQEILVINGTDEEKEDELKKQRNSNCEYYVDNWDTLNNIIRGV; via the exons atgggtGTATTAAAAAATCTTCATGAAATGACGAGAAGTGAACAAAAGGAGTTTTTTGATTCTTTTGATCAAGTATTATTTGAAGTTAAAG attccaTAGATGCCAAAGTAAACATTTTACCAGACAAACTGAACACTATCAAGTACTTCGTAGATATTCAGAAGCATGTAAGTTATTTAACAGACAATAGTGGAACCAAGGCAGAAACCGTACTAGGCTACTTACACCAACAAAATATTGTGACTCAAAGAGAAGACGTATTTAGGCCTATAGACTCGGTTATTgcttatttcaaaaataaaggtTTTACAAAGGAAATATTTGTTGTTGGTCCGAGCTTACTCAAACAAGAATTAGAGCAAGCTGGCTTTGATCTAGCGGAAGAAGTT ccAACTGAGATAGAAACAAATTTTGATGGTGTTTTTGGAAATAATAAAGATAACAGCAATGTGGAGGCAGTGATATTAGATCacaattttaatgtaagtttcatTATGCTACAAAAAGCACTCTGGTGCTTATTGAAACCCAATTGTGAACTTATCACTATAAATCCCGAAAAGGAAATTGTCACGGAGCAAGGAAGTATTATAg GAACATATTACTTTGTGAAAACCTTAAgggatattacaaaaaaaatagatgttaaccttGGTCAGTCTTCACTATACTATCACAAAGCTATTGCCAAAAAGCTTCGGACATCCGATCCCAAACGAATTCTCTATATAAGGGAGCT AGACACAAAATTTAAAGAGATAGAAATGAAAGGGATCTTTCAAGAGATCCTGGTAATAAATGGTACTgacgaagaaaaagaagatgaatTGAAGAAGCAAAGAAATAGCAACTGCGAATATTATGTAGATAATTGGGATACTTTAAATAACATAATACGTGGTGTGTAA